A single genomic interval of Methylobacterium bullatum harbors:
- the hin_1 gene encoding DNA-invertase hin, whose protein sequence is MASPSKPPHPKALHPKIHSLTTPLSKTQAPKALRCAIYTRKSTEHGLDQAFTSLDNQREAAEAYIKSQAHEGWRLLPEAYDDGGVSGGSLERPALQRLLAEVEAGRVDVVVVYKVDRLTRALSDFAKLVELFDAHGVSFVSVTQAFNTTNSMGRLTLNVLLSFAQFEREVTAERIRDKIAASKRKGMRMGGPVPLGYRVHDKKLVPCPDEAAQVRTIFERYLALGCLNGLAVDLQAQDILTKRSPRRDGTIRGGIAFTKGPLAYLLRNRVYVGEVIHKDRHYPGEHEGIVPRELFDAVQAALGEKAQAQGSVRGNTGSWLTGLLYDDRGNRMTPSSARKGALRYRYYVSRALETGQRSEAGSVARVSAPEIELAVREALTPPSPDQPSPSEEMPLLAYVSRIVVHPSHLAISFVEPDGAGQDDSTSGAGAIEPTPLRVPWSARPSRRRRQIIHAGSDEGTASLRPMRVETRARLVDGIAKARFWLDDLASGRVADTHAIATAEGCSERSVRMTLNLAFLAPSVIQAAIAGTLPEGSGISALVNAPMVWSEYPDCPTSAPVGQIEGLHERRMAGSS, encoded by the coding sequence ATGGCATCCCCCTCCAAGCCGCCGCATCCCAAGGCCCTACATCCGAAGATCCACTCTCTGACAACCCCGCTTTCGAAGACCCAAGCCCCCAAGGCCCTGCGCTGTGCGATCTACACCCGCAAATCTACCGAGCACGGCCTCGATCAGGCCTTCACCTCCCTCGACAACCAGCGCGAGGCGGCCGAAGCCTACATCAAGAGCCAGGCGCATGAGGGCTGGCGCCTGCTGCCCGAGGCCTACGACGATGGCGGTGTCTCAGGCGGCAGCCTCGAGCGTCCGGCGCTGCAGCGGCTGCTTGCCGAGGTCGAGGCGGGGCGCGTCGATGTGGTGGTGGTCTACAAGGTCGACCGGCTCACCCGTGCGCTCTCGGACTTTGCCAAGCTCGTCGAGCTGTTCGACGCGCACGGCGTCTCCTTCGTCTCGGTGACGCAGGCCTTCAACACCACCAACAGCATGGGACGGCTGACGCTCAACGTCCTGCTGTCGTTCGCCCAGTTCGAGCGCGAGGTCACGGCCGAGCGCATCCGCGACAAGATAGCAGCCTCGAAGCGCAAGGGCATGCGCATGGGTGGACCTGTGCCACTGGGCTACCGCGTCCACGACAAGAAGCTGGTCCCCTGCCCCGATGAGGCGGCCCAGGTACGAACGATCTTCGAGCGCTATCTCGCGCTCGGCTGCCTGAACGGGCTGGCGGTCGATCTGCAGGCTCAGGACATCCTGACCAAGCGATCCCCGCGCCGGGATGGCACGATCCGGGGCGGCATCGCCTTCACCAAAGGTCCGCTGGCCTATCTCCTGCGCAACCGGGTCTATGTCGGTGAGGTGATTCACAAGGACCGGCACTATCCCGGAGAGCACGAGGGCATCGTCCCGCGCGAGCTGTTCGATGCGGTCCAGGCGGCGCTGGGCGAGAAGGCGCAGGCGCAAGGTTCCGTCAGGGGCAACACCGGCTCGTGGCTGACGGGGCTGCTCTACGATGATCGCGGCAACCGGATGACGCCGAGCTCGGCCAGGAAGGGGGCGCTCCGCTACCGCTACTACGTCTCACGTGCGCTCGAGACGGGGCAGCGCAGCGAGGCCGGCTCGGTCGCCCGCGTGTCGGCACCCGAGATCGAGCTGGCGGTGCGGGAGGCGCTTACACCCCCCTCCCCTGATCAACCTTCCCCATCCGAAGAGATGCCCCTGCTCGCTTACGTCAGCCGGATCGTCGTTCACCCAAGCCATCTTGCCATCAGTTTCGTTGAGCCGGACGGGGCAGGGCAAGACGACAGCACAAGCGGAGCAGGAGCCATCGAGCCGACCCCCCTTCGTGTGCCCTGGTCGGCCCGACCGAGCCGTCGTCGGCGCCAGATCATCCACGCTGGAAGTGATGAAGGGACAGCATCGCTGCGGCCGATGCGGGTCGAGACCCGAGCCCGCCTCGTCGACGGGATCGCCAAGGCGCGCTTTTGGCTCGACGATCTTGCCAGCGGCCGCGTGGCGGACACCCATGCCATCGCCACAGCGGAAGGCTGCAGCGAGCGCTCGGTGCGCATGACCCTCAACCTCGCCTTCCTGGCTCCATCCGTCATCCAGGCGGCGATCGCTGGCACCTTGCCGGAGGGGTCCGGCATCTCCGCGCTCGTGAACGCACCAATGGTATGGAGCGAATATCCTGACTGTCCGACGTCAGCACCTGTGGGACAGATTGAGGGTCTTCACGAACGGAGGATGGCTGGTTCATCGTAG